A part of Salvelinus alpinus chromosome 5, SLU_Salpinus.1, whole genome shotgun sequence genomic DNA contains:
- the LOC139576212 gene encoding neuropilin and tolloid-like protein 2 isoform X2, which translates to MHIALPRQRIQLAFDKNYYMEPSFECRFDHIEVRDGPFGFSPIIDRFCGSKNPGLVTSTGRFMWIKFSSDEELEGVGFRIKYTFIADPDFHLHVGGLLNPIPDCQFEIGGYDGVIRSSQVEEEDKIKTGDALDCIWTIRAPPQSKIYIRFLEYQMEHSNECNKNFVAVYDGSSAIENLKAKFCSTVANDVMLTNGVGVVRMWADEKSRLSRFQMLFTSFVDPPCNSNTFFCHSNMCINNSLVCNGVQNCVYPWDENHCKEKKSNGLFHQITNTHGTVIGVSSGVVLVLLIISILVQMKQPRKKLVARRPVFNKAGFQEVFDPPHYELFSLRDKEISSDLADLSEELESYHKLRRSSTTSRCVHEHHCGLQASGGSMKQSRTTLSSMELSYHNDFSKPPPMKTFNSTYKKSCYGYKQTHDCAEKVIEDRVMEEIPCEIYVRGGVAGPSSGPGGCGTLSSRNGGRNNTSIVDPQQRSMSMDF; encoded by the exons ATGCACATAG cTCTCCCTCGTCAAAGAATCCAGTTGGCCTTTGATAAGAACTACTACATGGAGCCCTCCTTCGAGTGCCGGTTTGATCACATCGAGGTACGGGACGGTCCGTTCGGCTTCTCACCGATCATCGACCGCTTCTGTGGGTCGAAGAACCCAGGCCTGGTCACCTCCACGGGCCGCTTCATGTGGATCAAGTTCAGCAGCGACGAGGAGCTGGAGGGTGTTGGGTTCCGTATCAAATACACCTTTATAGCAG ACCCAGATTTTCATCTGCACGTGGGTGGACTGTTAAACCCGATTCCAG ATTGTCAGTTTGAGATTGGTGGCTATGATGGTGTTATCCGCTCCAGTCAGGTAGAAGAGGAGGATAAGATTAAGACTGGTGACGCTCTGGACTGTATCTGGACCATCCGCGCTCCTCCTCAGTCCAAG ATTTACATTCGGTTCCTGGAATACCAGATGGAGCACTCCAACGAGTGCAACAAGAACTTTGTGGCAGTGTACGACGGCAGCAGTGCCATCGAAAACCTAAAGGCCAAGTTCTGCAGCACCGTGGCTAATGACGTCATGCTAACCAACGGGGTGGGAGTGGTGAGGATGTGGGCCGACGAGAAGAGCCGACTCAGCCGCTTCCAGATGCTCTTCACCTCATTTGTCGACC CCCCATGCAATAGCAACACATTCTTTTGCCATAGCAACATGTGCATCAATAACTCCTTGGTGTGTAATGGGGTACAGAACTGTGTCTACCCCTGGGATGAGAACCATTGTAAGG AGAAAAAATCCAATGGCCTGTTCCATCAGATCACTAATACCCACGGCACGGTGATCGGCGTGTCTTCAGGCGTGGTTCTAGTCCTACTCATCATCTCCATCCTGGTCCAGATGAAGCAGCCCAGGAAGAAGTTGGTAGCTCGCCGGCCAGTCTTCAACAAGGCTGGCTTCCAGGAGGTCTTTGACCCTCCCCACTACGAGCTGTTCTCCCTCCGTGACAAGGAGATCTCCTCTGACCTGGCCGACCTATCAGAGGAACTGGAGAGCTACCACAAGCTGCGCCGCTCCTCCACCACGTCGCGCTGTGTCCACGAGCACCATTGTGGCTTGCAGGCCTCGGGGGGCAGCATGAAGCAGAGCCGCACCACCCTCAGCTCCATGGAGCTCTCCTACCACAACGACTTCTCCAAGCCCCCGCCCATGAAGACCTTTAACAGCACCTATAAGAAAAGCTGCTACGGCTACAAACAGACTCATGATTGCGCCGAGAAGGTCATTGAAGACCGCGTCATGGAAGAGATCCCCTGTGAGATCTACGTCCGCGGCGGAGTGGCCGGGCCAAGTTCTGGACCAGGAGGCTGTGGCACCCTCAGCTCCCGCAACGGGGGCCGCAATAACACCAGCATCGTCGACCCCCAGCAGCGCTCAATGTCCATGGACTTCTAG
- the LOC139576212 gene encoding neuropilin and tolloid-like protein 2 isoform X1 — protein sequence MHIAWVLLILIEEGFALAQRTKESISQNEGSPPQNLNECGIWVRNINGGVFTSPNYPNTYPPNKECVYILEALPRQRIQLAFDKNYYMEPSFECRFDHIEVRDGPFGFSPIIDRFCGSKNPGLVTSTGRFMWIKFSSDEELEGVGFRIKYTFIADPDFHLHVGGLLNPIPDCQFEIGGYDGVIRSSQVEEEDKIKTGDALDCIWTIRAPPQSKIYIRFLEYQMEHSNECNKNFVAVYDGSSAIENLKAKFCSTVANDVMLTNGVGVVRMWADEKSRLSRFQMLFTSFVDPPCNSNTFFCHSNMCINNSLVCNGVQNCVYPWDENHCKEKKSNGLFHQITNTHGTVIGVSSGVVLVLLIISILVQMKQPRKKLVARRPVFNKAGFQEVFDPPHYELFSLRDKEISSDLADLSEELESYHKLRRSSTTSRCVHEHHCGLQASGGSMKQSRTTLSSMELSYHNDFSKPPPMKTFNSTYKKSCYGYKQTHDCAEKVIEDRVMEEIPCEIYVRGGVAGPSSGPGGCGTLSSRNGGRNNTSIVDPQQRSMSMDF from the exons ATGCACATAG CCTGGGTACTCCTTATTCTGATAGAAGAGGGATTTGCCCTGGCACAGAGAACTAAAG AGTCCATTTCTCAGAATGAAGGCAGTCCACCTCAGAATCTTAACGAATGTGGCATCTGGGTCCGCAACATCAACGGGGGAGTCTTCACGTCCCCCAACTACCCCAACACATATCCCCCTAACAAGGAGTGTGTTTACATCTTGGAAG cTCTCCCTCGTCAAAGAATCCAGTTGGCCTTTGATAAGAACTACTACATGGAGCCCTCCTTCGAGTGCCGGTTTGATCACATCGAGGTACGGGACGGTCCGTTCGGCTTCTCACCGATCATCGACCGCTTCTGTGGGTCGAAGAACCCAGGCCTGGTCACCTCCACGGGCCGCTTCATGTGGATCAAGTTCAGCAGCGACGAGGAGCTGGAGGGTGTTGGGTTCCGTATCAAATACACCTTTATAGCAG ACCCAGATTTTCATCTGCACGTGGGTGGACTGTTAAACCCGATTCCAG ATTGTCAGTTTGAGATTGGTGGCTATGATGGTGTTATCCGCTCCAGTCAGGTAGAAGAGGAGGATAAGATTAAGACTGGTGACGCTCTGGACTGTATCTGGACCATCCGCGCTCCTCCTCAGTCCAAG ATTTACATTCGGTTCCTGGAATACCAGATGGAGCACTCCAACGAGTGCAACAAGAACTTTGTGGCAGTGTACGACGGCAGCAGTGCCATCGAAAACCTAAAGGCCAAGTTCTGCAGCACCGTGGCTAATGACGTCATGCTAACCAACGGGGTGGGAGTGGTGAGGATGTGGGCCGACGAGAAGAGCCGACTCAGCCGCTTCCAGATGCTCTTCACCTCATTTGTCGACC CCCCATGCAATAGCAACACATTCTTTTGCCATAGCAACATGTGCATCAATAACTCCTTGGTGTGTAATGGGGTACAGAACTGTGTCTACCCCTGGGATGAGAACCATTGTAAGG AGAAAAAATCCAATGGCCTGTTCCATCAGATCACTAATACCCACGGCACGGTGATCGGCGTGTCTTCAGGCGTGGTTCTAGTCCTACTCATCATCTCCATCCTGGTCCAGATGAAGCAGCCCAGGAAGAAGTTGGTAGCTCGCCGGCCAGTCTTCAACAAGGCTGGCTTCCAGGAGGTCTTTGACCCTCCCCACTACGAGCTGTTCTCCCTCCGTGACAAGGAGATCTCCTCTGACCTGGCCGACCTATCAGAGGAACTGGAGAGCTACCACAAGCTGCGCCGCTCCTCCACCACGTCGCGCTGTGTCCACGAGCACCATTGTGGCTTGCAGGCCTCGGGGGGCAGCATGAAGCAGAGCCGCACCACCCTCAGCTCCATGGAGCTCTCCTACCACAACGACTTCTCCAAGCCCCCGCCCATGAAGACCTTTAACAGCACCTATAAGAAAAGCTGCTACGGCTACAAACAGACTCATGATTGCGCCGAGAAGGTCATTGAAGACCGCGTCATGGAAGAGATCCCCTGTGAGATCTACGTCCGCGGCGGAGTGGCCGGGCCAAGTTCTGGACCAGGAGGCTGTGGCACCCTCAGCTCCCGCAACGGGGGCCGCAATAACACCAGCATCGTCGACCCCCAGCAGCGCTCAATGTCCATGGACTTCTAG
- the LOC139576213 gene encoding dnaJ homolog subfamily A member 2, with product MANVVDTKLYDILGVSPTATENELKKSYRKLAKEYHPDKNPNAGDKFKEISFAYEVLTNPEKKELYDRYGEQGLREGGGGGGGMDDIFSHIFGGGLFGFMGGQGRSRNGGRRRGEDMVHPLKVSLEDLYNGKTTKLQLSKNVLCGTCNGQGGKTGAVQKCVACRGRGMRIMIRQLAPGMVQQMQSVCTDCNGEGEVINEKDRCKKCEGKKVSKEVKILEVHVDKGMKHGQKITFGGEADQAPGVEPGDIVLVLQEKEHETYKREAHDLHMTHKIGLVEALCGFQFTLKHLDGRQIVVKYAAGKVIEPGSVRVVRGEGMPQYRNPFEKGDLYIKFDVQFPDNNWISPDKLNELEDLLPTRAEAPIVSGDAEEVDLQDYDVSQGSSGGRREAYNDSSDDEGGHHGPGVQCAHQ from the exons ATGGCGAACGTTGTCGATACTAAATTATATGACATCCTAGGGGTGTCCCCCACTGCCACTGAAAATGAGTTGAAAAAG TCATACCGGAAGCTAGCAAAGGAATATCACCCCGACAAAAACCCAAATGCTGGCGACAAG TTCAAGGAGATCAGTTTTGCGTATGAAGTGTTGACTAATCCAGAGAAGAAGGAGCTGTATGATCGCTATGGGGAGCAGGGACTCCGggaaggaggtggaggtggtgggggaATGGATGACATCTTTTCACACATCTTCGGCGGTGGACTTTTTGGCTTCATGGGCGGACAGGGGCGCAGCCGAAATGGTGGTAGacgaagaggagaggacatggttcACCCACTCAA AGTTTCACTTGAAGACCTGTACAATGGAAAAACAACTAAACTACAGCTGAGCAAGAATGTTCTTTGTGGCACTTGTAATGG CCAGGGTGGGAAGACTGGCGCAGTTCAGAAGTGTGTGGCCTGCAGGGGGCGTGGTATGCGCATCATGATCAGACAGTTGGCTCCTGGGATGGTCCAACAGATGCAGTCCGTTTGTACTGATTGTAATGGAGAAG GTGAGGTCATCAACGAGAAAGACCGCTGTAAAAAGTGCGAGGGCAAGAAGGTTAGTAAGGAGGTGAAAATCCTGGAGGTCCATGTCGACAAAGGCATGAAGCATGGGCAGAAGATCACCTTCGGAGGGGAAGCTGACCAGGCACCTGGGGTTGAGCCAGGAGACATTGTCCTCGTCCTGCAAGAGAAAGAGCATGAG ACATACAAAAGAGAGGCCCATGACCTGCACATGACCCATAAGATTGGCCTTGTTGAAGCACTTTGTGGATTCCAGTTTACGTTGAAACACTTAGATGGCAGACAGATTGTAGTCAAGTACGCTGCTGGCAAAGTCATTGAGCCAG GCTCGGTCAGAGTTGTGCGAGGCGAGGGGATGCCACAGTACCGTAATCCATTTGAAAAGGGAGACCTGTATATTAAATTTGATGTGCAGTTCCCAGACAACAACTGGATCAGCCCCGATAAACTCAAT GAGCTGGAGGACTTGCTGCCAACACGTGCCGAGGCTCCCATAGTGTCTGGGGACGCGGAGGAGGTGGACCTGCAGGACTACGACGTCAGCCAGGGCTCGTCTGGAGGACGACGTGAGGCCTACAACGACAGCTCAGACGATGAAGGAGGCCACCACGGCCCTGGAGTGCAGTGTGCCCACCAGTAA